The Peribacillus sp. FSL P2-0133 genome has a segment encoding these proteins:
- the ytvI gene encoding sporulation integral membrane protein YtvI produces MNVAVFFRWFWRGILLLGILIVIPYSWALILALLTAILLDGLVRMISETAKLHRFWAVLISFALYVGGLMSITYFSFSVLIKKVIIYSEEFPGFIREVYLTAILPVIRQWERYSQTLPPNLIQSIEQTMEKGVRALEGFTEGFVQDMVQFVTLIPGFFIDFLIYLIALFLFSLELPKLRKKAVLYLKTSTYQKISLVYQDLSMAAVGFIKAQILLSLITFIMAYGGLWLLNVKYTIPLALLIVVVDILPILGTGSVLVPWAVIVWAQGNHHLGVGLIILFLVITIVRRTIEPKIYSANMGLSPLASLVSLYLGFKMLGFIGLFLGPSILIVYDTLKRAGVIKPNFKI; encoded by the coding sequence GTGAATGTCGCCGTCTTTTTCCGTTGGTTTTGGAGAGGTATTCTCCTTTTAGGCATATTAATCGTCATTCCCTATTCATGGGCTTTGATTTTAGCATTGCTTACCGCCATTCTTTTGGATGGATTGGTCCGCATGATTAGTGAAACGGCAAAGCTGCATCGCTTTTGGGCAGTATTGATTTCGTTTGCTCTATATGTAGGCGGGCTTATGAGCATCACTTATTTTTCCTTTTCGGTATTAATCAAGAAGGTCATTATCTATTCGGAGGAATTTCCTGGTTTCATACGTGAAGTGTATTTGACGGCTATATTGCCAGTCATTAGGCAATGGGAAAGGTATTCCCAAACGTTGCCGCCAAATCTCATACAGTCCATTGAACAAACGATGGAAAAGGGAGTCAGGGCTTTAGAGGGGTTCACAGAGGGCTTTGTTCAGGATATGGTTCAGTTCGTTACACTCATTCCCGGATTTTTCATTGACTTTTTAATTTATTTAATCGCTTTATTCTTATTTAGTCTTGAATTGCCTAAGTTAAGAAAAAAGGCAGTCCTTTATTTAAAGACATCCACTTATCAAAAGATTTCGCTAGTTTATCAAGATTTAAGTATGGCAGCCGTAGGCTTCATCAAGGCACAAATCCTTTTGAGTTTAATAACTTTCATCATGGCTTATGGAGGACTGTGGTTATTAAATGTGAAGTATACAATTCCATTGGCATTGTTAATAGTAGTTGTGGACATTCTTCCTATCTTGGGGACGGGATCTGTACTGGTTCCTTGGGCAGTAATTGTTTGGGCTCAAGGAAACCATCATCTAGGTGTTGGCCTCATCATCCTATTCCTGGTCATTACCATCGTAAGAAGGACCATCGAACCGAAAATCTATTCAGCAAATATGGGATTGAGCCCATTGGCATCTTTGGTCAGCCTTTATTTAGGGTTTAAAATGCTTGGTTTCATCGGGCTTTTCCTTGGACCTTCGATACTGATTGTTTATGATACGCTAAAGAGGGCAGGTGTCATCAAACCCAACTTCAAAATATGA
- a CDS encoding hemolysin family protein has product MDIINLVLIAILIALTAFFVATEFAIVKVRSTRVDQLIEEGKPNALSAKKVISNLDEYLSTCQLGITVTALGLGVLGEPTVERILHPLLNQLNLPNSASHALSVAIAFSLITFIHVVVGELAPKTLAIQKAEQVTLLVSKPLIAFNKIMYPFIWVLNGSARTLTRMLGLKAVSEHDLAHTEEELRIIVSESYKSGEINQSEFKYVNKIFEFDDRIAKEIMVPRTEIATVSKDDTIQQFFTVMAEENFTRYPVIDGDKDHVIGMVNIKELFTEMIDRNNQAASTIQRYVRPIIRVIDSIPIHDLLLKMQKERIHMAILMDEYGGTSGLVTVEDILEEIVGDIRDEFDLDEVPDVRKLKEDHYIIDAKVLVSEVNDLLGLDINDEDIDTMGGWILTENYEAKQGDILTYGPYNFRIKEMEDHHIRYIEIYKQAKVVSEVKEFPIISQTEIVS; this is encoded by the coding sequence TTGGACATAATAAACTTGGTTCTTATTGCCATTTTAATTGCTTTAACAGCATTTTTTGTAGCTACGGAGTTTGCGATTGTTAAAGTGAGAAGCACGAGGGTCGATCAATTAATTGAAGAAGGAAAGCCGAATGCTCTTTCAGCAAAGAAAGTCATATCCAACCTGGATGAATACCTTTCAACATGCCAGCTCGGAATTACCGTTACCGCTCTAGGGCTTGGGGTGCTTGGGGAACCGACAGTTGAAAGGATTTTGCACCCACTCTTGAATCAATTGAATCTTCCAAATTCAGCTTCACATGCACTCTCGGTTGCAATTGCCTTTTCTTTAATTACTTTCATACATGTGGTTGTTGGGGAATTGGCACCAAAAACATTGGCGATTCAAAAAGCGGAGCAAGTAACTTTATTGGTTTCCAAACCTTTAATTGCTTTTAACAAAATCATGTATCCTTTCATCTGGGTACTGAATGGCTCTGCAAGGACGCTTACAAGAATGCTAGGATTAAAAGCAGTTTCCGAACATGATTTGGCTCATACAGAAGAAGAGCTTCGTATCATTGTTTCCGAAAGCTACAAAAGTGGCGAAATTAACCAATCAGAGTTTAAATATGTGAATAAAATTTTTGAATTCGATGATCGGATTGCAAAAGAAATCATGGTTCCACGTACAGAAATTGCAACGGTTTCCAAAGATGATACGATTCAACAGTTTTTCACCGTCATGGCGGAAGAGAACTTTACACGATATCCTGTCATTGACGGAGATAAAGACCATGTTATCGGAATGGTCAATATAAAAGAGCTATTCACTGAAATGATAGACAGGAACAATCAGGCAGCATCAACGATCCAACGATATGTTCGTCCGATCATCCGTGTCATTGACAGTATCCCAATTCACGATTTACTTTTAAAAATGCAAAAGGAGCGCATCCACATGGCTATCCTCATGGATGAATACGGCGGTACGTCAGGTTTGGTGACCGTTGAAGATATCCTTGAAGAAATCGTTGGCGATATCCGCGATGAGTTCGACCTGGATGAAGTTCCAGATGTCCGCAAATTAAAAGAAGATCACTACATCATCGATGCCAAGGTATTAGTCAGTGAAGTGAATGATTTACTTGGATTGGATATCAATGACGAAGATATTGATACGATGGGCGGATGGATCCTTACCGAGAATTACGAGGCCAAACAAGGTGATATCCTGACTTATGGTCCCTATAACTTTAGGATAAAAGAAATGGAAGATCACCATATTCGTTATATTGAAATATACAAACAAGCAAAAGTCGTAAGCGAAGTAAAAGAATTCCCGATAATATCACAAACTGAAATCGTTTCATGA
- a CDS encoding YitT family protein, which translates to MKIMERMAAIIAGSMLVGVGINFFLIPYHLLDGGMIGIGLIFHYYIGLPTGLGVILSSIPLYIYAWYFEKKLFLNSLHGLLFSSLCIDIFSDAVIGWNLPIYVSAMIGGGLIGLGIGLMLRYGTSTGGTDMLAQILSRKSGFNVGLLIFIIDGCVLLCGLNVVGTSIFLYSFLTIIAVAMLTSVTVMRTI; encoded by the coding sequence ATGAAAATCATGGAAAGGATGGCAGCGATCATTGCCGGCAGCATGCTTGTAGGCGTGGGAATCAATTTTTTCCTGATACCTTATCATTTATTGGATGGCGGCATGATAGGGATTGGGCTGATTTTTCATTACTATATAGGACTTCCGACAGGCCTGGGTGTGATTTTGAGCAGCATTCCATTATATATATATGCTTGGTACTTTGAAAAGAAATTATTCCTGAACAGCTTGCATGGCCTGCTTTTTTCCTCTTTATGCATCGATATTTTTTCCGACGCTGTCATCGGATGGAATCTTCCCATTTATGTAAGTGCGATGATCGGGGGAGGTTTGATTGGATTAGGAATCGGCTTGATGCTTCGGTATGGGACATCAACAGGCGGAACGGATATGCTGGCGCAGATCCTATCCAGGAAGAGCGGATTCAATGTAGGTTTGCTGATTTTTATAATTGATGGATGCGTACTTCTTTGCGGATTGAATGTTGTGGGGACTTCAATCTTTTTATATTCATTTTTAACGATAATTGCGGTAGCCATGCTGACCTCAGTCACCGTGATGCGAACTATTTAA
- a CDS encoding FixH family protein: MKKLYMFTALLVMLAGCQESEMPEDKEVNSAVPESMDASIVIKGKLEPGKEVILETKVKQGSQLVNEADEVLFEVRKSGQDKREMLEAKNTGSGMYQVMHTFEEQGKYIVVSHVTAKGLHVMPEKEVVVPEHESEGASVHPSTDVSIEFQSKPVKAGNSSDFEATVELNGKPLTNADVNFEVWKEGSEESHFTKAEEDGDGTYLNKVSFEESGTYKVQVHVEKDEVHEHQLQTIQVN; encoded by the coding sequence ATGAAAAAACTCTATATGTTTACTGCGTTGTTAGTTATGCTGGCAGGTTGTCAAGAGTCTGAAATGCCAGAGGATAAGGAAGTGAACAGTGCTGTTCCAGAATCGATGGATGCATCAATTGTCATTAAAGGCAAATTGGAGCCAGGAAAAGAAGTCATTCTTGAAACGAAAGTGAAACAGGGTAGCCAATTGGTGAATGAAGCAGATGAGGTACTGTTTGAAGTGAGAAAGTCAGGGCAGGATAAACGGGAAATGCTTGAAGCAAAGAATACTGGAAGTGGCATGTATCAAGTGATGCATACTTTTGAAGAACAAGGCAAATATATTGTAGTCTCCCATGTAACGGCCAAAGGCCTTCATGTAATGCCTGAAAAAGAAGTTGTCGTTCCAGAACATGAAAGTGAAGGCGCATCGGTTCATCCAAGTACGGATGTATCCATCGAGTTTCAAAGTAAACCTGTAAAGGCAGGAAACAGTTCGGACTTTGAAGCGACAGTTGAATTGAATGGGAAGCCACTGACAAATGCAGATGTGAATTTCGAGGTGTGGAAGGAAGGCAGCGAAGAGAGTCATTTCACCAAAGCTGAAGAAGATGGAGATGGAACATATCTAAATAAGGTATCTTTCGAAGAATCGGGAACCTATAAGGTGCAGGTACATGTTGAAAAAGACGAAGTGCATGAACATCAACTGCAAACCATTCAAGTCAATTGA
- a CDS encoding Lmo0850 family protein, which translates to MNNQIINKYKNLGIHIEKTKSRQEIFTNVSQNDSSLLTTAVFSQFSQKRELKEY; encoded by the coding sequence ATGAACAATCAAATAATCAACAAGTATAAAAATCTCGGGATTCATATTGAAAAAACGAAATCACGCCAGGAGATTTTCACTAATGTTTCGCAAAATGATTCATCCTTACTCACCACAGCTGTTTTTTCTCAATTTTCCCAAAAACGGGAGCTAAAAGAATATTGA
- a CDS encoding DedA family protein: MSQLIMTILNWFVEMGYMGILLGLMVEIIPSELVLGYGGYVVGLGKMNFWGAVLAGVAGGTMAQLFLYWAGYYGGRPFLLKYGKYILIKENHIINAEEWFQRYGVGVIFTARFIPVVRHAISIPAGIARMSVWKFIFYTVAAVIPWTILFLTLGRVLGENWQQIREITEPYLIPAAGFSFIFIMLYILWKKKSTPPIVTVKKMGRFPDK; this comes from the coding sequence ATATCACAGCTTATTATGACGATATTGAATTGGTTTGTGGAAATGGGATATATGGGGATTTTATTGGGGCTTATGGTTGAAATCATCCCGAGTGAGCTTGTTCTAGGATACGGTGGTTATGTGGTCGGCCTGGGGAAAATGAATTTTTGGGGAGCTGTTCTTGCAGGCGTGGCAGGCGGGACGATGGCACAACTGTTTCTCTATTGGGCTGGTTATTATGGAGGACGGCCCTTTCTCTTGAAGTATGGAAAATATATTTTAATAAAAGAAAATCATATTATAAATGCTGAAGAGTGGTTTCAAAGGTATGGCGTAGGCGTGATTTTTACGGCTCGATTCATTCCAGTGGTTCGCCATGCTATTTCCATCCCTGCCGGAATTGCTAGGATGTCCGTATGGAAGTTTATATTTTATACGGTTGCGGCTGTCATACCTTGGACCATATTGTTCCTGACCCTAGGAAGGGTCCTCGGCGAGAATTGGCAGCAAATCCGGGAAATAACTGAACCTTATCTAATTCCGGCTGCTGGTTTTTCCTTTATCTTTATCATGCTGTATATCTTATGGAAAAAAAAGAGCACTCCTCCAATCGTAACGGTCAAAAAAATGGGAAGGTTTCCCGATAAATAA
- a CDS encoding hemolysin family protein has protein sequence MDILSFLFVIILIALTAFFVASEFSIIRVRSSRIDQLIEEGNKKAIAAKKVTSDLDEYLSATQLGITVTALGLGWLGQPTVLKLVGPLFKALNIPQEVASILTFVISFSLITFLNVVVGELAPKTVAIQKAEQVALAIANPLIFFHKIAFPFIWALNHSSRFVVGLFGFKPASESEIAHTEEELRFILSDSYKSGEINQSEFKYVNNIFEFDDRVAKEIMVPRTEIMTISKDETVQEFVDVAKLEKYTRYPVVEGDKDHVIGLVNLKEVFSDLIKNREIHIKAIENYARPIIRVMENIPIHDLLLKMQKERIHMAILMDEYGGTSGLVTVEDILEEIVGEIRDEFDIDEVASIRKIKDGHYILDSKLLVKEVNDLLGIHLEEDDVDTIGGWVLTENYDVKVGDIMEKDGFCFKVIEMEDHAIRSIEVTKKVVQLPLEEDLPQG, from the coding sequence TTGGACATATTAAGTTTTTTATTTGTCATTATTTTAATTGCTTTAACGGCCTTTTTTGTAGCTTCGGAATTTTCAATCATAAGAGTTCGTAGCTCTCGGATCGATCAATTGATTGAAGAGGGAAACAAAAAAGCCATTGCGGCAAAGAAGGTTACATCCGATCTTGATGAGTACCTATCCGCGACACAGCTTGGAATTACCGTAACTGCCCTTGGATTGGGGTGGCTAGGACAACCGACCGTCCTCAAATTGGTTGGGCCTTTATTCAAGGCATTGAACATCCCTCAAGAAGTCGCAAGCATTCTGACATTCGTTATTTCATTTTCCCTGATTACGTTCCTGAATGTGGTTGTAGGTGAATTGGCTCCAAAGACGGTTGCCATCCAAAAGGCTGAGCAAGTGGCCTTGGCAATTGCCAACCCGCTGATTTTTTTCCATAAGATAGCCTTCCCCTTCATTTGGGCCTTGAATCATTCTTCCCGATTCGTTGTCGGATTATTTGGCTTTAAGCCAGCATCTGAAAGCGAAATAGCCCATACGGAGGAAGAATTACGTTTCATCCTATCAGATAGCTATAAAAGCGGAGAAATTAACCAGTCGGAATTTAAATATGTAAATAACATCTTTGAGTTCGATGATCGTGTTGCCAAAGAAATCATGGTTCCAAGGACAGAAATCATGACCATATCCAAAGATGAAACGGTACAGGAATTCGTCGATGTGGCCAAATTGGAAAAATACACTCGATATCCTGTTGTCGAAGGTGATAAAGACCATGTCATCGGCTTAGTGAACTTAAAGGAAGTTTTCTCGGATCTTATTAAGAACCGGGAAATCCATATCAAAGCGATTGAAAATTACGCTCGTCCGATCATTCGGGTGATGGAAAATATACCAATTCACGATCTGCTGTTAAAAATGCAAAAAGAACGCATTCATATGGCCATTTTGATGGATGAATACGGCGGAACTTCCGGACTTGTCACAGTCGAGGATATCCTCGAGGAAATCGTTGGGGAAATTCGTGATGAATTCGATATCGATGAAGTCGCCTCGATCAGGAAAATTAAAGATGGACATTATATTTTAGACTCTAAACTTCTTGTAAAGGAAGTTAATGATCTACTTGGCATTCACTTAGAAGAAGATGATGTCGATACTATAGGCGGATGGGTCCTTACTGAAAATTATGATGTGAAGGTAGGGGACATCATGGAAAAAGACGGATTCTGCTTTAAAGTGATTGAAATGGAAGATCACGCCATTCGTTCTATTGAGGTCACCAAAAAGGTCGTACAGCTTCCTCTGGAAGAAGACCTTCCTCAAGGATAA
- a CDS encoding histidine kinase N-terminal domain-containing protein has protein sequence MVSNREMTIHFLSSQKSSIISKWKDELLHLPDGYLGYFKGEVENIFNLLMDQLGKSDTEIDDVLKVVGEKIASDRVNKQLDMENFFSTATIGRSIIIEHVLNSESPKEEISDLIKQINVYFDKLIHIAFSHYTELKTMELEESYQFISPNHKDRLTLLGQMTSSFVHEFRNPLTSIMGFIQLLQAEQPEIKYLDIISKELDQLNYRITQFLNISKKETSASPPDLFSIAQLVNEVIEFLYPSILEVNASITCNIAEDAVISGSKEEFRQVLLNIILNALDVVAGMSSPSIYISGSESPPGILTLNISNNGPKIPDDVLPNIFEPFITTKKRGTGLGLFVCKEIVLKHQGTLSCHSTDFLTTFSIQLKTK, from the coding sequence ATGGTATCTAATCGAGAAATGACCATTCACTTTTTATCTTCTCAAAAAAGCAGTATCATTTCCAAGTGGAAAGATGAGTTGCTGCATTTACCGGACGGATATCTGGGGTATTTTAAAGGAGAAGTGGAAAATATTTTCAATCTTCTAATGGATCAGCTTGGAAAATCGGATACTGAAATAGACGATGTACTGAAGGTCGTAGGGGAAAAAATTGCGTCTGATCGAGTTAATAAGCAATTGGATATGGAAAATTTCTTTTCCACTGCAACCATCGGGAGATCCATCATCATAGAGCATGTTTTGAATTCCGAATCACCCAAAGAAGAAATATCGGATCTAATTAAGCAAATAAACGTTTACTTCGATAAACTCATTCATATTGCATTTTCCCATTATACCGAATTGAAAACGATGGAGCTTGAAGAAAGCTATCAATTCATAAGCCCAAACCATAAAGACCGGTTGACACTCCTTGGCCAAATGACCTCAAGCTTTGTCCATGAATTCAGAAATCCACTGACTTCCATCATGGGATTCATACAATTGTTACAGGCAGAACAACCTGAGATAAAATACCTTGATATCATTTCGAAGGAATTGGATCAGCTCAATTACCGGATCACACAATTTCTTAATATTTCCAAAAAGGAAACTTCAGCATCACCACCAGATCTATTTTCCATTGCTCAGCTTGTGAATGAGGTGATCGAATTTTTATATCCAAGCATTTTGGAAGTTAATGCTTCCATTACGTGTAATATTGCCGAGGATGCCGTAATTTCCGGTTCTAAAGAAGAATTCCGTCAAGTTTTACTTAATATTATATTAAATGCCCTTGATGTGGTTGCAGGGATGTCTTCCCCGTCCATTTACATTTCAGGCTCTGAATCACCACCCGGCATTCTTACTTTAAATATATCGAACAATGGGCCGAAGATACCTGACGACGTCCTGCCGAATATTTTTGAACCATTCATCACCACAAAAAAAAGAGGAACGGGATTGGGATTATTCGTCTGTAAAGAAATCGTTTTAAAACATCAAGGAACCTTATCCTGTCACTCTACCGATTTCCTTACGACCTTTTCCATTCAATTAAAAACTAAATAA
- a CDS encoding cation diffusion facilitator family transporter: MDMDKHSISAEKGAYISIAAYMFLSALKLSFGYFGDSKGLWADGLNNTTDIIASLAVLIGLKISKRPPDDNHSYGHLRAETVASLVAAFIMITVGLQVVFSAIESFINQDSTTVPSMLTGYVALFSAIFMYGIYRYNLSLSKKINSTSIYAVAQDNRSDALVSVGAFIGIIGSKMGIPWLDAIAAAVVGVIICKTAWDIFRDASISLTDGFDEQLLQKIGQTIILTEGVKDMSEIKARMHGSEILLETTVHVNPLLTVIQGHDITVKIEENLLKEYNIQHAIVHIEPYAFHKKGNRH, encoded by the coding sequence ATGGACATGGATAAACATTCGATTTCAGCTGAAAAAGGCGCCTACATAAGCATTGCCGCTTACATGTTCTTGTCTGCTCTTAAATTGTCATTTGGTTATTTCGGTGATTCTAAAGGGCTTTGGGCTGATGGTTTAAATAATACGACCGACATCATCGCTTCCTTAGCCGTATTGATCGGTTTGAAAATCTCAAAGAGACCCCCTGATGATAATCATTCATATGGACATTTACGGGCGGAAACCGTAGCCTCGTTGGTAGCTGCCTTCATCATGATCACCGTAGGCCTTCAGGTAGTATTCAGTGCCATTGAATCCTTCATTAACCAAGATTCAACAACCGTTCCCAGTATGCTGACCGGTTATGTCGCTCTTTTCTCTGCAATTTTCATGTACGGAATCTACCGTTATAACTTATCATTAAGTAAAAAGATCAACAGCACTTCCATCTATGCAGTTGCACAGGATAATCGTTCCGATGCCCTTGTCAGTGTTGGTGCTTTCATTGGAATAATCGGTTCTAAGATGGGAATCCCTTGGCTGGATGCGATAGCTGCAGCAGTCGTGGGGGTCATCATATGCAAAACGGCCTGGGACATCTTTCGCGATGCCTCCATCTCTTTAACTGATGGTTTCGACGAGCAGCTCCTGCAAAAGATCGGACAAACCATTATATTGACAGAGGGTGTTAAAGACATGAGTGAAATTAAAGCCCGGATGCACGGCAGTGAAATCTTGCTCGAAACTACCGTTCATGTTAACCCTCTCTTGACCGTCATTCAAGGTCATGATATTACAGTTAAAATCGAAGAAAATCTTTTGAAGGAATATAATATCCAGCATGCAATCGTTCACATCGAACCATATGCATTTCATAAAAAAGGTAACCGTCATTAA
- a CDS encoding universal stress protein: protein MKDLKHIVVAFDGNEESKRAVEYGATLKKAFPKAELTVVHVLNDKVEQRIMGDASAPGFVPAAGFYVDPVQTHPVIEVDQPGPQKVNDTPSPVENSIQNAESNTLRLLSECQVKGKFELLEGYAPDSICDFAARTSADLIVVGNSAKSGLEKFFLGSTSSSIAKNAPCSVFIAK from the coding sequence ATGAAAGACTTAAAACATATTGTCGTCGCTTTTGATGGAAATGAAGAGAGTAAACGGGCGGTGGAATATGGAGCAACATTGAAAAAGGCCTTTCCAAAAGCCGAGTTAACCGTAGTTCATGTCCTGAATGATAAGGTTGAACAGCGTATCATGGGAGACGCCTCGGCTCCGGGGTTCGTACCTGCTGCAGGATTTTATGTGGATCCAGTCCAGACACATCCCGTTATTGAAGTCGATCAGCCAGGACCTCAAAAGGTAAATGACACCCCTTCCCCCGTCGAGAATAGTATTCAGAACGCAGAAAGTAATACGTTGAGATTGTTAAGTGAATGTCAAGTCAAGGGGAAATTCGAACTATTGGAAGGATATGCCCCAGATAGCATATGTGACTTTGCAGCAAGAACTTCAGCCGATCTTATCGTTGTCGGAAATAGTGCTAAAAGCGGTTTGGAGAAATTCTTCCTTGGCAGTACAAGTAGTTCCATTGCGAAAAACGCACCCTGTTCGGTATTCATTGCAAAATGA
- a CDS encoding PBP1A family penicillin-binding protein has protein sequence MRGLVKLGLIIILAIVVLGAGSLLYFRQGADISHLENILQQPTGIYDQDGNLASTITANKSEGVAIDEIPEHMKQAVVSIEDHRFYEHHGIDYQGIMRALVKNAKAGSVVEGGSTLTQQLVKITMLESERTLKRKIEEFFLAQEVENQYTKDEILEMYLNQVYFGHGAWGIKKAANIYFSKEVSELTVAEAALLAGVINLPSKLDPYKNLDGAVKRRDLVLSRMAEHGYLTKDEEAAAKKDSVTLLMGEKETDPLRGKYPYYVDQVLSEASSKYGIKLEELLSKGYKIYTTLDQSMQQSTETVYANDANFPVGTSADELVQSGSVLLDPETGGIKALVGGRGKHQFMGYNRATQLTRSPGSSIKPLVVYLPAVEEGYDITDPLKDEKMSFGEYEPTNLSGEYKGEVPMYEAVMNSLNVPTVWLLNEIGIDKGLDSLKRFGIPYEKDDRNLSIALGGMKKGVSPLQMAGAFSAFANDGERMETHAIVRIENADGKEVAAWKEKSTKVTSEGAVDKMNAMLLGTVEYGTAKNAAVSGYEIAGKTGSTQVPIEGISGVKDQWFIGYSPSLVGAVWAGYDKTDEKHYLTTHSSQGSAIIFQKIMSQALQNQAAQSFKAQDIGPLIAEQQALVSEQNAKEEEKQKRQYWIDKGNEIREGLNKWRDWKLPW, from the coding sequence ATGAGAGGGTTAGTGAAATTAGGTCTTATTATAATATTGGCAATTGTGGTTTTAGGCGCCGGTTCACTATTGTATTTCAGGCAGGGTGCAGATATAAGCCATCTTGAAAATATTCTTCAGCAACCGACAGGAATCTATGATCAGGATGGGAATCTTGCCAGTACAATCACGGCCAATAAATCTGAAGGGGTTGCGATAGATGAAATACCGGAACATATGAAACAAGCGGTGGTTTCCATTGAGGATCACCGTTTTTATGAACATCACGGCATAGATTATCAAGGAATTATGCGGGCTTTGGTTAAAAATGCGAAGGCTGGAAGTGTTGTTGAAGGCGGGAGCACTCTCACCCAGCAGCTTGTGAAAATCACGATGCTGGAATCGGAACGAACATTGAAGAGGAAGATAGAAGAGTTTTTTCTAGCCCAGGAAGTTGAAAATCAATATACAAAAGATGAAATTTTGGAAATGTACTTGAATCAAGTTTATTTTGGCCATGGGGCATGGGGAATCAAAAAGGCTGCAAATATTTATTTTTCAAAAGAGGTCTCTGAATTGACCGTTGCCGAGGCAGCTTTGCTGGCGGGTGTCATTAACTTGCCATCTAAGCTTGATCCTTACAAGAATTTAGACGGGGCAGTCAAGAGGCGTGATTTGGTTCTTTCGAGAATGGCGGAACATGGTTATTTGACGAAAGACGAAGAAGCAGCTGCAAAAAAAGATTCGGTGACACTTCTTATGGGGGAGAAGGAAACCGATCCATTAAGAGGTAAATATCCTTATTATGTCGATCAAGTTTTATCAGAAGCATCGAGTAAATATGGAATCAAGCTTGAGGAGCTGCTTTCAAAGGGCTACAAAATTTACACGACACTGGACCAATCCATGCAGCAGTCTACAGAAACCGTGTATGCGAATGATGCCAATTTTCCAGTGGGAACAAGTGCAGATGAACTGGTTCAAAGCGGGTCTGTCCTCCTTGATCCTGAAACGGGAGGCATAAAGGCACTTGTCGGTGGGAGAGGTAAGCATCAATTCATGGGATATAACCGGGCAACCCAGCTGACAAGATCTCCTGGTTCATCCATTAAACCGCTTGTCGTATACTTGCCAGCGGTTGAAGAGGGATACGATATCACTGACCCTTTAAAGGATGAAAAAATGAGCTTCGGTGAATATGAGCCAACAAACCTTAGTGGTGAATATAAAGGAGAAGTGCCGATGTATGAAGCGGTGATGAACTCCTTGAATGTACCAACGGTTTGGCTATTGAATGAGATTGGCATCGATAAGGGGCTTGATTCACTTAAACGGTTTGGGATTCCATATGAAAAGGATGATCGAAACCTATCGATAGCTTTGGGGGGGATGAAAAAAGGTGTGTCCCCGCTGCAGATGGCGGGAGCGTTTTCAGCTTTCGCCAACGATGGGGAAAGGATGGAAACCCATGCTATTGTAAGAATAGAAAATGCCGATGGAAAAGAGGTAGCGGCTTGGAAAGAGAAAAGCACCAAAGTGACCTCTGAAGGCGCCGTCGACAAAATGAATGCCATGCTGCTTGGAACAGTGGAATATGGCACAGCGAAAAACGCGGCTGTTTCCGGTTATGAAATAGCAGGTAAAACAGGTTCCACACAAGTTCCCATCGAAGGAATATCAGGGGTTAAAGATCAATGGTTCATCGGTTATTCACCTTCGCTGGTCGGTGCTGTATGGGCTGGATATGATAAGACGGACGAAAAGCATTATCTAACGACACACAGCAGTCAGGGAAGTGCAATCATCTTTCAAAAAATAATGTCGCAAGCTTTACAGAATCAAGCCGCTCAATCCTTTAAAGCTCAAGATATCGGTCCGCTTATAGCTGAACAACAGGCACTTGTATCTGAGCAAAACGCAAAAGAAGAGGAGAAGCAAAAGAGACAATATTGGATTGATAAAGGAAATGAAATTCGGGAAGGTTTGAATAAATGGAGGGACTGGAAGTTGCCGTGGTAA